From a single Methanofollis sp. W23 genomic region:
- a CDS encoding BlaI/MecI/CopY family transcriptional regulator: MAIKLFDSELRVMEVLWKEGDTTAKQIAEILKEQVGWSKTTTYTVIKKCVEKGAIQRIDPHFVCRPRVTREDAQEFETDELIEKMYDGAADQLVASILGRKNLSRDEIEHLKQIVNSLE, encoded by the coding sequence ATGGCGATCAAATTATTTGACTCTGAATTGAGGGTCATGGAAGTCCTCTGGAAAGAGGGGGATACGACCGCGAAGCAGATCGCAGAGATCCTGAAAGAGCAGGTGGGCTGGAGCAAGACGACCACCTATACGGTCATCAAAAAGTGCGTGGAGAAAGGAGCGATTCAAAGGATCGACCCGCACTTTGTGTGCCGCCCGCGTGTCACGCGGGAAGACGCACAGGAATTTGAAACAGATGAACTTATCGAGAAGATGTACGACGGTGCTGCCGACCAACTTGTCGCCTCTATATTAGGGCGCAAGAACCTGTCCAGAGACGAGATCGAGCACCTGAAGCAGATCGTCAACAGTCTGGAATGA
- a CDS encoding M56 family metallopeptidase translates to MSILSMTLSASILILVVVAVRAMFLLRLPKITFLVLWGIVVCRLLVPYSIPSRFSVYTLMDRVGSMFSEQIVTPISTAEGIHSLVIASETPAPSVSSALSVSPLTLVWLAGIFVCALFFIVTHVRCRREYRTALPVESDFVAAWQREHPTWRPVQVKRSDTISAPLTYGIIKPVVLLPKSMDYTDKRQLRYVLAHEYTHVMRFDTLAKSLLAAALCVHWFNPVVWVMYVLANRDIELACDEAIVRTFGETTRSAYARTLITMEEKKSGLTTLCNNFSRNAIEERIVSIMKTKKTTTFGIVLALVLVVGTAAVFATSGISRIAIGDYTAGITYVVEGENDNFQTTLNVPTEQDLLSEYGAYGISFDEKGKMCFNGEPVRYFWDGAELDDNASSVYYEYLNADGTVDVHTTRNVIDNGDGSENPFGELIGIERYSQEEYKQRDLSDLKKSSGPDTYVADVSGGSGQDESVAQRFSKYKGYGIEYREREGGSVGNVYYNGQMVRLFIDENKWGGIFTYRSVDGGEIIVHTIYDENGKLVGVEKE, encoded by the coding sequence ATGTCGATACTCAGTATGACACTCTCCGCGTCTATCCTCATACTGGTGGTCGTGGCGGTCCGTGCGATGTTCCTGCTCAGGCTACCCAAAATTACCTTTCTGGTACTGTGGGGCATTGTGGTGTGCCGTTTGCTCGTTCCGTATTCCATACCGTCGCGGTTTAGCGTCTATACGCTGATGGACCGGGTGGGAAGTATGTTCTCGGAACAGATTGTCACTCCGATCTCGACAGCTGAAGGGATTCACTCTCTTGTTATCGCTTCAGAAACACCCGCACCCTCAGTATCGTCTGCCCTGTCCGTCTCCCCCCTGACACTGGTGTGGTTGGCCGGCATCTTCGTCTGTGCCCTGTTCTTCATCGTCACGCATGTACGATGCCGTCGAGAATACCGGACGGCGTTGCCGGTTGAGAGCGACTTTGTGGCTGCGTGGCAACGGGAACATCCGACATGGCGACCTGTGCAGGTCAAACGTTCAGATACAATTTCCGCTCCGTTGACATACGGGATCATCAAGCCGGTGGTATTGTTGCCGAAATCAATGGATTATACCGACAAACGTCAGTTGCGGTATGTCCTTGCCCATGAGTACACGCACGTCATGCGGTTTGATACGCTGGCAAAGAGTCTGCTGGCTGCTGCTCTGTGCGTTCACTGGTTCAATCCTGTGGTGTGGGTGATGTATGTCCTTGCAAACCGGGATATCGAACTTGCCTGCGATGAAGCGATCGTGCGGACGTTTGGTGAGACGACGAGATCTGCGTATGCTCGTACCCTCATCACCATGGAGGAAAAGAAAAGCGGACTGACTACTTTATGCAACAACTTCAGCAGAAATGCGATTGAAGAAAGGATCGTGTCCATCATGAAAACAAAGAAAACGACGACTTTTGGTATTGTCCTGGCACTGGTGCTTGTTGTTGGTACTGCAGCAGTATTTGCAACATCAGGCATATCAAGAATCGCAATTGGAGATTACACCGCTGGCATCACATATGTGGTCGAGGGAGAAAATGATAATTTTCAGACAACCCTAAATGTCCCTACTGAGCAGGATTTATTATCTGAATATGGTGCATATGGCATCTCTTTTGATGAAAAAGGTAAAATGTGTTTTAATGGAGAGCCCGTCAGATACTTTTGGGATGGTGCCGAATTAGACGATAATGCATCGTCTGTCTATTACGAATACCTTAACGCTGATGGTACGGTTGATGTCCATACAACGCGAAACGTGATAGACAATGGAGATGGGAGTGAAAATCCTTTTGGTGAATTAATAGGAATTGAAAGATATAGCCAAGAGGAATATAAACAAAGAGACCTGTCTGATTTGAAAAAGTCGTCTGGACCGGACACCTATGTAGCGGACGTATCGGGAGGATCCGGACAGGATGAATCAGTTGCACAGAGGTTTTCCAAGTATAAGGGATATGGAATTGAGTACAGAGAACGAGAAGGAGGCAGCGTTGGCAACGTCTATTATAACGGACAAATGGTACGGTTGTTTATAGATGAAAACAAATGGGGGGGAATTTTTACCTATCGGTCTGTTGATGGTGGTGAAATCATTGTTCATACGATTTATGACGAAAATGGAAAGTTGGTTGGAGTGGAAAAAGAATAA